One Channa argus isolate prfri chromosome 17, Channa argus male v1.0, whole genome shotgun sequence genomic window, ATGCAGACCACATCATGACCGATGACCTTTCAGTGAGCCGAGGAATTTACAGGCTAACAAGACTGATTACCTGCGCAGCTCCGTCCCTCTCTGCTTTAAAAAGTAGCACCTTGGCTCACATACTCCTCTTTCTGTGTCCCACAAGATTTacactttgtatgtgtgtgtctgagtgtgtgtttagggATAAACAATTGTGGATCATTTGTTTAgcaaaacagaagacaaacaaTCTGGGCATGCAAATCTAAAACACAGGTCACAACATATGAAAGGCAcaaaaagagtgtgtgtatgtgtgagtgggtgagtAAGTGTGAATGCACACTAAGCACGAGGAAAACATAGGGGCTTCGTGGAAGAAGCATGCAAAACGAGTACATTTGTACATAATTTTAGCGTGTGTATGTATCTCTGATTGTGCAAATTGTGCAtttgtgagagacagagagataaagtTACAGCACAAGCTATGATAAACAAGGTGTTCATTCCTTTGATTGACTATATTAAATATTGGAATTTAATTTAGTTCTTTTATTGATGAATTATTTCATCAGTCCTactgcagtttttcagcaaaccaCCAAAATGCAGTCTAATTGGagacttttttacttttacagagGTAATTTACTGCCGTTCATTCCTTTACACAATAGAAACCTGTTTCACGCATTCTAGTGTATATCAACCACAACACGCAAAGTATGTGTTGCCTTAATTTGATGTTGTCCGTGTCCCAGTGTTTTTCCATAACAGTGTGTgcattatttttatactgtaggCGCTCAATCATCAGACACCCACAGGAAGATATGAATATCTTCCCAATAACTCCTCAAAACATGCAGTTCAAACTAATCTCTATGGCTTTATATATTTTCACATGCATGTCTAcagttgctttatttttgttttattttgtaattatcATGTTAAGTTTACGCTTTAACAATTGGGTAAAAATTTACATAAAGCTGGATTCATATCCAGCTTTGAGAATTCTGAAATACACTTCAGGGAGGTGTTTGGATTCCACAAGTCCACAGTGGCTCTGTGTCTCTGCCTAAAACTGCCAAAGTCaacctttctgtttttctcatatCTCTTTCTGGCTCACTGCAATTTGgtggtctttctctctctctcctacaATATCTCTATCCCCAGAATGGCTAGATGAcaagagcagagcagaaaaacatgaaagtttccattgagagagagagagagagagagagagagagagagagagagagagagagagagagagagagagagagagagaggggaaatgGTAAGCGAAGGAACTTCTTGCAGACAGGAAGTTGGGGGGGTTGCCGCTCGCCTCAGCGACAGTATTTTCCACATCCGCCGCTGACTACAAacaaaagatagaaaaaaagaGGCTATGTCCTctgtaaacaacagaaaaagcacgaagagagaaagaaacaatgaGGCAAAGAGTTTTTATCGGCCCATGAAAATCATCTTTACAAATGTGTATCGTGCTTTTCAACACATACATCTGCAGATATGCTTTCATGCAATatgcatatttacatatataagtgcgtgtgtgtgtgtgtgggccttAAATATATGACAATTTACTGATGAAATTGTGCAATTATCAGGTGCTGTGTTAGAAAGGGTGTTGCCTGAAACAATGCACTCAAGTATGAAAATTTGaaggtttttttggggggggtgggggggttaaaTATGGCAACCACATATTTACATGCAGGGAGGAGTGAAGAGAGGCTGAGAGTGGTgagaatgataaaaaaaaaatgggcaaAGGGTAACTCTGggttacaaatgtaaaatgtgaacagGCAGGGGAAACACTGATGCATACTGATGTTTTCAACCGAGAGGCACTGAGGAAACAACAAGCCTATCACTCACCACAAGGTTTCCTTGCAGATACAAATATTGCAACTGTCTGAGTCTGCAAAGTttagactgacacacacatacacccaaaTTAAATATACTACACACCAAGACATATTTCAACTGCACGGAGTGTGGTGCAGGCTTAGAGAGTGCATTTTAAATCTCACTGCATGCAAGGCTGCTCACTGGTGTTGCAAACACGATGCTTCAACAAAAGTGGGAAAAACGGAcacctaaaagaaaaaagggttaGATGTTTGTGATGTGACTGTTCGGTTATTTTATAACTTAATGCTTTAGTCAGATTCAGGTCACTCTGGAAAACGAGAGATTATCAGATTTTAGATCGGGTCTCAACTCTAAAACATTCTGGTAAATAGATGTGGTTTTGGGGGTTTCACTAGTCTTCAGGATAACCTATACAAAACACGGTTTGGGTTAGTATGAAACTACCAATTCAGATATAAAACAATAGCAAAGACATTAACACAAGCATTCATGAATTCTGAATGAATTCTCTTGTCAAAAAGTTATCACAGCCTATTAATCTTCAGACTATGAGCTGCATgtatgctttgtttttattaatgtatcACATCCAGCAGGGTTTCCCCAGTGCGTCTCTGACAGCTCTGAAACCAAGTGAAACTACTTTTCACTTCTGCACTGGACCCAATACTAAAAGATACACTTTCAGATGTCAGCTTTTCTAACTGGCGGCTACCCTGACTCCCCCCAGGCAGGGGCAACtcaaacatgcacatgcatgcaaTCTCACTAACAaactcacacagaaacaccaaaTAAAGAATTGACCGGTGTTTCCCCTCACACAAGAAACTAAGTAGGcactctctaacacacacacacacacacaaggtagACACACACCCATAATCTTACAGACTTTCTGTatacccacacacagacacgtgtgcacatgcacgcacacaaacacacacacacacaaagacacacacacacacacacacacacacacacacagctgtgagaGGGAAACTCAGTTTGACGTCACAGGGTTGCTAGGCGACTGGCCGCCGTGGTAGCGAAGATTTTCCACTGCAGTACAgacagtgcgtgtgtgtgtatgtgtgtgtgtgtgcatcccaGTAAATGTGTGCGCTTGAGTTACAGTTGAGTTACAGTTCTGAACACAAAAATGAGTTTTTGTCAAGTGCAGTCCACcacaaaaactctttttttggTCATTGAGCGGAGGTTAGAGTCACAGTTGGATTAGTAGAGGATAAACCTGGAATGGTAAAGATTAGTGTTTGGGTCAGTGTGTGACTGCATTTCAGATGATCATAAAAAGGGATATGAGCCCAGGTAACATAGGTGTGtttgtaaaagaaaactgtttctgTGTCAGTACAGTACTATCTATTAGCGTGTTGTTCTGCAGAGTGCAATGAGCAAAAGTTGCACTGTGGCGTGTACAGAGGGTGTGTCAATGTTAGATGTGTGTCTTTTGTACAAGAAGTATGGGTGTAGTCTTCAATCCAAAGacatatttgtttatataatcTGTTTATTTAATGGATGCTTCTGAGCAAGAACCGGAGGTGTATTAAAtgggaataaaaatgtaatgcacCCCAagctttatttacagtaaagatACCCAAAGGAACAACAAACCTTCTGCATCATTTGAAAAGAGACTTTCATATGTCCTGCCCCACTTCCGTTATAATGTAGCTTTTGCTCTACAAGCTTTACTTTCTTTCATCATTAATTCTCAAGCTGAGGGATGATGCTGGAGTTCCGTGTAAATTTGACTTTAAACAGCGCTACCCTTATTATAAATGCTTTACTTTTCTAAACAGCTGATAATCTACTGATAATTTTGACTAAAAGAtgtcaaaaagtgaaaacatatccAATAATATTTACTCTAAACTCAACCCACAATTACgtatctaaaatgtattttttacatgtattttttttcactcaagcaaaacagaaaaggaatTCAGTTTATTATGATTCAAAACAGACAGTAATAGCTGGAAGCAGGAAATGTCAGGCATTTGTGCTCAActgtaaattatattattaattaacCAAAATTTGTTAATTTTCCAGAGTGTAATTGATGAAATGGCCAATTTTCTAAACTAATGAAAtgaattcaattattttagcAAGTACTGTCATGTGTAAAGCATTTTGACTGGCAGAAGATTTGTCTAACTTTACTGATAACCCCTCTAATTCTCAATGTTCACTGGTGTTTGATCGAGCTCATTTACACACTAATATTTGCAAGACTCTGAATACCTTTTTAGACTAGATAATTTCCAAGGATTATGCATTTCCTTTGTCTGAAACTCATTCACGAATGGGCGTGAATGCCCAAAggtaaattaaacagaaaagcaaacaaaagactCAGCTaagacaaaaatcaacaaaagtTTGGAATCCACAAACTCAACTGAAATTTGACAGTAAAAGGGAAAACGCAGATGCCAATCTATTGCAGGTGCCCTTTTGCTGCCAATTTACTAGAACTACAAAAACACTGGCAGCACATGTACCTTCTCACCTTGGCGAGATGCCCAATAGTCAAAAGATCAGCCAAATAGTGTCTATAAATGGCTGTGTTCAGGTCCAGCCTCTACCAGTGTGCACACTTAGAAAATGAGTTGATATAATCCAAAAGTTAATACCATAACAAAGCTGACGTGTTTGactgtgtttaaacaaaaaatgaaaatgtcatgcTCACTTGGGTGAATAAAACAAAGGAGTATTAACTAAAACTACTGTGGATAGTGAATTCTGTCATTAGGATTACAAACGCTTCCACAATGTGCtggtaaatacaaaatgtaaaccTTCAGTAAAACTGTGATAAATGTATTCTGCAGACAACATTTTTATACTTCCTATTTTTACTAAGCATGAAAGAAATTGTACTTGCACATTTATTGTCTGCAATAAGTGTTTTTTCGAGTACTAACAGaatgaaaatgcataaaaaaaaaaccaaattaaTTCATGTCACTCCTGCGATGATAAGTCATGAAAACAATAGTGTCATTTAATGttggaataaagaaaaacaaactgtagaaGTTGTGTAACTTTTCCTTTGatactttttctttaatcagTCTCTCTGCCAATCTTGCTCTGAAGCTCACACTGTTCTTTTATATGTCTTCCACTCTCAGTCTTACTCCtcttctctgtccctctcttctctcctacATACCTCCCACAGAAGCAAGCATGCTTtatgtgtttctgcatgtttccCTCTTGCACACATATACCAGGTTTCCTTAAACTACAGATTAAGAACTGTGCCAAGCTACagacaaaaatgtgaataacccccgtgtttttttttttgttttttttttgcactactGGGGTAAGAGACATTTActatttaatgtaaattcaaCTGCACGCACCAACTGGAGCTTCTGTCTTATTGTTTTCCtcgataaaacaaaacagaaaaaacaatgcCCGGAAATATGCAAAAAGTGATACAAACACTATTCAAATCTATCAGCCAGATTCTATTAAACAAATAGTTTGAAATCCGTCCTACCTGAGAGGGCTGGGATTTGGTTTAGGGATGGGTTATTTCATTACATGTGAAAGAAAACTGCTTCTGTTTctaatattaaaactaaatacgGAAAATTAAGTTTGAATGATTTAAAGGTTAGAATAAAAATatcataatgtaaaaatatatgtgtaaatatagAAGTGCTGAATAGACTGTATGAttgttttgtattaatttaatagTATAAAATAAACACGAGCCCCTTATTCCTAAAGCCAAATATCCAGGAAGAAATATTTTTGTACCATCTAAAATGTCCCAAAAGTGTGATTTGTTAAGAGCTGGCACAATGCTTAAGAAACACTGGTAAAATCAGTTATACAATCCTGCATTATCCTGCATGTTTGAAAGCAGAAGTGAGATGGCCTTGTGAACTTATGTTggctacaaataaaaacacatccacccacccacctacacctacacacacacacacaaacacaattacacacacgcacaaacatacTCAAACAGGCCTCATCCTCCTCTTTGAGTTGTGTCCAAATCCAGGCAAAGCctaagtgtgtgtgactggcaAATTCTCTTGCTTTGCCTTTCTGTATCACccgttctctctctcacacacaaacacccacattaCCTACACTCTtacaaacacacctacacacactcacaagcaTACACACATAGGTCGGGGCACAGAGCTAGCTTTGTTACTGTGAATGTCAACCATTACTCAGTGAGACAGCACAGGCCAATTTGACACAGGAGCACCCAGTACACAGActcagtcaaacacacacacactaacagacaCATACATGTTAAGGTGTAGTAGGTAACAGAGACGCACATCAAATTCAGTCACCAGATGGACACTAGCTAGAATAAAATTTTGTTACATGACCTTTGTCAAAAATGTGTTCCTCTCTGTAACACTGCTGAACTTgctcaaaatattaaattataaattgtaACAAgtataaacattattttaatgcaaGAATTGATGCAATAACTAGGACACAAGGGTGTGAGTCTATGGCCATCTTTGCCATAATCTGTTTTGAGCTAAATACTAACATCAGCATCAGCTTAATGATGCCAGGCACACAATGACAAAgctaacatgctgatgttaaGCTGGGTTCACCATGTTTGCTTTAGCATGTGAGCAAGCTTACATGCGATTTCTAGCACTACAAACAGGCAATGTGGAGGCTGGTGTGGATGTCCTCAGTTAACCCTTATTATATAGTCATAAAGATTAATATTGGACTTGAAACAACTTGAAAAGTAAGTCTGATGCTGGTCAGGTGTtcaaaaaagtgattttaaattttgaatgtCCAAACCAGACAACAAGTCAATGGTGTTTTAACTTTTCATGACAGAAACCTGAGCAAGAAGTAAAGTTAGGGATAAACAAAATCACCTCCAGGGAGCATTTATGATAATATCTGAGATATTTTGTGGAACCATAAACAGATTAGGCACTATCATCTCTAAAGCCACATCACAATGGATCAAACCTTTTGCAATATTCCagttaaatagaataaaatttttgcacaactttaaaaaaaaaacataaatttctCTTTTCCTGTGTGATGAAACATGAATGCCATTTCCAAAGGTGTCTAGCGAGCTAAAAAAGGCCTCCTAACTACAAGCAGGTTGTACACACAGAGATAATATTGAGCAGACAAACTCTCACTTGGCTCTACTTACTGCTTTCTGTTGAGAACTGAGGAGAGCAGGGTTGAGAAGCTGCTCCCCTTTTTCTGTATCACTGGAAATATCCTCCTCCGACTCCTCCCAAGACGAGGAGAATCCGGccgaggaggcagaggaggatgaCAGCTTCCTGAGGGAACGGGTGGATGAGTTCGGACCGGGGATAGGGCTGGAACTGGGACTGGGGGTGAAGCATGGTCCCACGTCTGACCCTGGACCATCAGAAGTTTGAAGCTGGCTTTCCAAACCATGGTCAGTTATTATGACTGCGGGGATGGAGGGAGAATGGTTGGAGGGCTGATCGGTGATGTCCAGGAAACAATGGGGTCTCTCACTGCTTTGTGGGTGAGATAAACAAGGGCTTTCTGAGTTAACCTCCAACCTGTTTTCGTTTGTCTGGAGCAGCATCACAGGACACAAGTGTCCCTCCTTCTCATCTCTTATTTTTTCCGCAGTCCGTTCTCTTTCATATTGCAGAATCTCTCTGTTTTCTACCTCCCATCTGTTTATttctccctccttttctctATGTCTTTCTCCTTGtttattttctccatctgtTGTTGCATCCGGGGTTAATGTATCAAAGGAACCCTGACCAGCAAATGATCTGTCTATAGAGGGAGTTTGCGTTGTTGTTTCAGAGTGACGGCCATTTTGAccaatcagtgttttattctctGTGTTCATTTTAGTGCCACTGCTGTCTCTCCTATCTCCTTCCGTTATTTTTTGCCCACCTGCTCTTCCATTCTGGACAACAGAGTGAACTTGACTCTCTGTGTTTCCTTTGCTGGGATGGGAAGGGGTTTGGCTAGTTGATCGTCTTGGAGATCTAGGGCTGCGCTGGAGTTCACTGTTAAGCACCTGGGCACGAATCCCGGAAATGTGTGCCTCGAAAATGCCCACTTTACCCCTGAcctgagagacaaagagaattAAGGTTTAGTTTTTCTTAATCTGACTGTAAAGAAATGTACtttaatgcttgtttttccCCTATTTGCCTTATTTTAGATGTAGGCTACTtatctttttacatttgtactaACATAAGCAAAGCCTGAATAAACCCTGACTGAGTATTTTCTCTTGTTTGACAATAAACAAACTGTTTGAAAACTGAACTGCTGACAAGCTTAAAATTCAGTGTGGGACTGTTTCAAAAGTTTAACAGTGTGTTCTACATGCACATAGCAAAAAGAGTACATTggcacagtggatcattgtccgcatgttgatttgccacagttCTCACAATAGGGcagttaggggttcagtgtcttgcccagagacactttaacatatagccaggaccactgaccctgtggtctgtggacgaatgcataacataacataacaaagtttaaataaaataatctataTCAATGCCAAACATAAATATCCCATAGAGGTGTATGTTTTTAGGGTAATTAATGcatattttgtcacattacaaaagtacaaaaaaaatccagaacTAGTACACAAAAGTCAGAAGAATGTTTTTTGACATCTGCCAGCTCAAAGTACACATCAATTTACCTTTTTCAACATTCATGCTAGATAACAAATTATTGTACAATATAATAGCTCATCACCTCTGGCTGGGGTGAGAGTAGCTGTCATTGTTCTGACTTgcccaacaaataaaaataaagtagtaAATCCTTCAGAGGTTGAATACCTTGCTCTGTGTAGCTTACCGATCACATTCTTAGATAAAGAcagacggggggggggggggagatatAAAGATTTAAGGAGCCAAACTTGGAATCACATGTAAAATCACCTCAACGTTTTGCAGCTCTCTGTGaatctgcagcagctgtgcCTGGCGTCTCTTCTCTTCTCGTCTAtcccctcctcctgtctcttctcctctctcctcctgcccGTCTCCTACCTCTCTGTCTTCACCACCGGGTGAGCTCAGTCGTCGGACCCGCTGACCCACATTGACTCCTAGAAGCTCCGGGCTACGCGGGGAGGGGGATTGCGCACGAGGGGTGGGGCAGGGAGAGAATGAGGGTGAAGGAGGGAAGTCAAATTTTTGACCCAGCGAACGG contains:
- the itpkb gene encoding inositol-trisphosphate 3-kinase B isoform X1, which produces MAASALNLNSLSVMNSSNQFHTQPGSSSTTSRARTSPIARPVVPVPDRSTSAPSPYFLGGGALGEGLYSPTSPKTSPRSLGQKFDFPPSPSFSPCPTPRAQSPSPRSPELLGVNVGQRVRRLSSPGGEDREVGDGQEERGEETGGGDRREEKRRQAQLLQIHRELQNVEVRGKVGIFEAHISGIRAQVLNSELQRSPRSPRRSTSQTPSHPSKGNTESQVHSVVQNGRAGGQKITEGDRRDSSGTKMNTENKTLIGQNGRHSETTTQTPSIDRSFAGQGSFDTLTPDATTDGENKQGERHREKEGEINRWEVENREILQYERERTAEKIRDEKEGHLCPVMLLQTNENRLEVNSESPCLSHPQSSERPHCFLDITDQPSNHSPSIPAVIITDHGLESQLQTSDGPGSDVGPCFTPSPSSSPIPGPNSSTRSLRKLSSSSASSAGFSSSWEESEEDISSDTEKGEQLLNPALLSSQQKAHKSWKKIKNMVHWSPFVMSFKKKYPWIQLAGHAGSFKAGANGRILKKHCECEQRCLSLLMRDVLRPYVPGYHGDVEKDGQKYNQMEDLLAEFDYPCVMDCKMGVRTYLEEELTKARKKPSPRPDMYQKMIEVDPEAPTSEENHQKAVTKPRYMQWRETISSTATLGFRIEGVKKEDGTVNRDFKKTKTREQVILAFDDFVKGNKDILISYLSRLKEIRDTLETSPFFKTHEVIGSSLLFVHDSKRRAKVWMIDFGKTTPLPDGEELTHRASWIEGNREDGYLFGLDSLVDIISSMVNSET
- the itpkb gene encoding inositol-trisphosphate 3-kinase B isoform X2, whose protein sequence is MAASALNLNSLSVMNSNQFHTQPGSSSTTSRARTSPIARPVVPVPDRSTSAPSPYFLGGGALGEGLYSPTSPKTSPRSLGQKFDFPPSPSFSPCPTPRAQSPSPRSPELLGVNVGQRVRRLSSPGGEDREVGDGQEERGEETGGGDRREEKRRQAQLLQIHRELQNVEVRGKVGIFEAHISGIRAQVLNSELQRSPRSPRRSTSQTPSHPSKGNTESQVHSVVQNGRAGGQKITEGDRRDSSGTKMNTENKTLIGQNGRHSETTTQTPSIDRSFAGQGSFDTLTPDATTDGENKQGERHREKEGEINRWEVENREILQYERERTAEKIRDEKEGHLCPVMLLQTNENRLEVNSESPCLSHPQSSERPHCFLDITDQPSNHSPSIPAVIITDHGLESQLQTSDGPGSDVGPCFTPSPSSSPIPGPNSSTRSLRKLSSSSASSAGFSSSWEESEEDISSDTEKGEQLLNPALLSSQQKAHKSWKKIKNMVHWSPFVMSFKKKYPWIQLAGHAGSFKAGANGRILKKHCECEQRCLSLLMRDVLRPYVPGYHGDVEKDGQKYNQMEDLLAEFDYPCVMDCKMGVRTYLEEELTKARKKPSPRPDMYQKMIEVDPEAPTSEENHQKAVTKPRYMQWRETISSTATLGFRIEGVKKEDGTVNRDFKKTKTREQVILAFDDFVKGNKDILISYLSRLKEIRDTLETSPFFKTHEVIGSSLLFVHDSKRRAKVWMIDFGKTTPLPDGEELTHRASWIEGNREDGYLFGLDSLVDIISSMVNSET